A genomic stretch from Corynebacterium sp. 21KM1197 includes:
- a CDS encoding DUF3039 domain-containing protein, whose product MSTSTTTIDRPEIREETTTDNDTPKFFHYVKKNQIVESAVSGNMVVALCGETFPVTKQAKPGSPVCPDCERVYKGLRKK is encoded by the coding sequence GTGAGTACGAGCACGACGACCATCGATCGCCCCGAGATCAGGGAAGAAACCACCACCGATAATGACACCCCTAAGTTCTTCCACTACGTGAAGAAGAACCAGATCGTGGAATCCGCCGTGAGCGGTAACATGGTGGTGGCCCTGTGCGGAGAGACTTTCCCCGTGACCAAGCAAGCCAAGCCGGGCTCCCCGGTGTGCCCCGACTGCGAGCGGGTGTACAAGGGCCTGCGGAAAAAGTGA
- a CDS encoding DUF3099 domain-containing protein, translating into MASHGAVPDPGTIDAPASPAPASRRRRQALPRALGRRRVALITDAHRTPEQDLRHRERLYGIMQGVRLPLIFLALLALVTWENWWVAGVLFCVSVPMPWLAVVIANGRGEPRDPRAQQVYKPALARQQQAAALEARTTRPELPSPDPTKDV; encoded by the coding sequence ATGGCTTCTCACGGTGCGGTTCCCGACCCCGGGACTATCGACGCCCCCGCCAGTCCCGCTCCCGCTTCCCGACGGCGTCGACAAGCACTACCGAGGGCGCTGGGGCGGCGTCGAGTAGCACTCATCACGGACGCCCACCGCACCCCGGAGCAGGATCTGCGCCACCGGGAGCGCCTGTATGGGATCATGCAGGGGGTGCGCCTGCCCCTCATTTTTCTCGCCCTGCTCGCTCTGGTGACCTGGGAGAATTGGTGGGTGGCCGGTGTACTCTTTTGTGTTTCCGTTCCCATGCCGTGGCTGGCCGTGGTGATCGCCAACGGGCGCGGCGAGCCCCGCGACCCGCGCGCCCAGCAGGTGTATAAGCCCGCGCTGGCGCGCCAGCAGCAGGCCGCAGCCCTGGAGGCCCGCACCACCCGGCCAGAATTGCCCTCCCCCGACCCCACAAAGGACGTTTAA
- a CDS encoding methyltransferase, giving the protein MPLSRLADVSGALVALLRRAQFTASGIRHHLGDSATGALYRGEPAAVRRAATDDSPLSFLIRFFLLHDEVPWARCREVLGEEVAQGLLRASALTVSNDRARMLIDVRPHVLSGLDQWVFSDTDASVTQHVPGPDHVLGVGSASVSLLDSVPASPVSRVLDLGTGSGVQALGQVPCAEHLTVTDVHPRALDFARATFRGAAASTAAGQAAGAAFPEVEVLQGSWFEPVAGRLFDRIITNPPFVVGPPAVGHVYRDSGLALDAASRLVLSQAPQHLLPGGTAHAVAAWVHREGESWQSRVASWLPSHGVQAWVLQRDVADPALYVGTWLRDESLDPRSSEAARRTEEWLDFFAREGVTGVGFGFVALQRLADEEPTEVVAEELHHEFQDPLGPEVEEYFVRTNWLRSLRGTDEVLSCRFSLRPSVARERVSVADTATGMGFRPAVQRLSRMDGPRFSHEVDEHIAAIVSGLHPEGLSLGEVVHLYCAAQDLDADSVLPEVSAAVVDLVRHGLLLPADLVEEESR; this is encoded by the coding sequence ATGCCGCTTTCCCGCCTCGCGGACGTCTCCGGCGCCCTGGTGGCGCTGCTGCGTCGCGCCCAGTTCACCGCCTCGGGCATCCGCCACCACCTCGGGGATTCCGCCACCGGTGCCCTCTATCGCGGCGAGCCCGCCGCCGTGCGCCGCGCCGCAACGGACGATTCCCCGCTCTCCTTCCTCATTCGCTTCTTCCTCCTCCACGATGAGGTGCCGTGGGCACGCTGCCGGGAGGTTCTGGGCGAGGAGGTGGCCCAGGGTTTGCTGCGCGCCTCGGCCCTCACCGTGAGTAATGACCGCGCGCGCATGCTCATCGACGTCCGCCCGCACGTTCTCTCCGGGCTGGATCAGTGGGTGTTCTCCGATACGGACGCCTCTGTGACTCAACACGTGCCCGGCCCCGATCACGTCCTGGGCGTGGGCTCGGCCAGCGTTTCCCTGCTCGATTCCGTGCCCGCCTCCCCGGTGAGCCGCGTGCTGGATCTGGGAACCGGCTCCGGGGTGCAGGCCCTGGGGCAGGTGCCGTGCGCGGAGCACCTCACGGTCACCGACGTCCACCCTCGCGCCCTGGACTTCGCCCGCGCCACGTTCCGGGGCGCTGCTGCTTCTACGGCTGCGGGGCAAGCAGCGGGGGCGGCGTTCCCCGAGGTTGAGGTGCTTCAGGGCTCCTGGTTCGAGCCCGTGGCGGGCCGGCTTTTTGACCGAATCATCACCAATCCGCCCTTTGTGGTAGGCCCGCCCGCCGTGGGGCACGTGTACCGCGATTCCGGCCTGGCTCTCGACGCCGCCTCGCGCCTGGTGCTCTCCCAGGCCCCGCAGCACCTGCTCCCCGGCGGAACCGCGCATGCGGTGGCCGCCTGGGTACACCGCGAGGGGGAATCCTGGCAATCCCGGGTGGCCTCCTGGTTGCCCTCCCACGGCGTGCAGGCCTGGGTATTGCAGCGCGACGTGGCCGATCCCGCCCTCTACGTGGGCACCTGGCTGCGCGATGAATCCCTCGATCCCCGCTCCTCGGAGGCCGCCCGCCGCACCGAGGAATGGCTGGACTTCTTCGCCCGGGAGGGCGTGACCGGCGTGGGCTTTGGCTTCGTGGCGCTCCAACGCTTAGCCGATGAGGAGCCCACCGAGGTGGTGGCCGAGGAACTCCACCACGAGTTTCAGGATCCCCTGGGCCCGGAGGTGGAGGAATACTTTGTGCGCACCAACTGGCTGCGCTCCCTCCGGGGTACCGATGAGGTGCTCTCCTGCCGCTTTAGCCTGCGCCCCAGCGTGGCCCGCGAGCGGGTGAGCGTGGCCGATACCGCCACCGGCATGGGGTTTAGGCCCGCCGTGCAGCGGCTCAGCCGCATGGACGGGCCGCGCTTTAGCCACGAGGTAGACGAGCACATCGCGGCCATCGTCTCCGGATTGCACCCCGAGGGCTTGAGCCTGGGCGAGGTGGTACACCTGTACTGCGCCGCCCAGGATCTCGACGCCGATAGCGTGCTGCCCGAGGTCAGCGCCGCCGTGGTGGACCTAGTGCGCCACGGACTGCTGCTGCCCGCCGATCTCGTGGAGGAGGAATCCCGATGA
- the dtd gene encoding D-aminoacyl-tRNA deacylase yields MKAVLSRVTRARVTVNGTTVGAIDGPGVLALMGAHREDTAEDAALMARKIAELRLLDGEVNAVDAGAPVLVVSQFTLQGRTAKGRRPSWAQAAPADLAQPLIEAVVAALRDQGLTVEQGQFGAMMQVESVNDGPFTLLVDTREK; encoded by the coding sequence ATGAAGGCCGTGCTCAGCCGAGTGACCCGAGCTCGGGTAACCGTAAACGGAACCACCGTGGGGGCTATCGACGGCCCCGGGGTGCTCGCGCTGATGGGCGCGCACCGGGAGGATACCGCCGAGGACGCCGCCCTCATGGCGCGCAAGATCGCGGAGTTGCGGCTCCTCGATGGCGAGGTCAATGCGGTAGACGCGGGCGCGCCGGTGCTAGTGGTGAGCCAATTTACCTTGCAGGGGCGCACCGCCAAGGGGCGGCGGCCCTCCTGGGCCCAGGCTGCACCCGCCGACCTCGCCCAACCCCTCATCGAGGCCGTGGTGGCCGCGCTGCGCGACCAGGGCCTCACCGTGGAGCAAGGGCAATTTGGGGCCATGATGCAGGTGGAATCCGTCAATGACGGCCCCTTTACCCTCCTGGTGGACACCCGGGAAAAATAA
- a CDS encoding sigma-70 family RNA polymerase sigma factor, giving the protein MTASVTEFDSEEQDRGSRRNQTNDNPSADLVRVYLNGIGKTALLTAEDEVELAQQIEVGLYAEHLLIHSEEPLTRAKKRDLKVLAREGKKARSHLLEANLRLVVSLAKRYTGRGMPLLDLIQEGNLGLIRAMEKFDYSKGFKFSTYATWWIRQAITRGMADQSRTIRLPVHLVEQVNKLSRIKRELYQHLGREATNEELAEESGIDESKIEMLLRQSRDPVSLDMPVGADEEAPLGDFIEDAEAADAESAVVASLRHSDIRSVLSTLEEREQDVIRLRYGLDDGVPRTLDQIGRRFGLSRERVRQIEREVMSKLRDGERADRLRDYAQ; this is encoded by the coding sequence ATGACAGCGTCGGTGACCGAGTTTGACTCTGAGGAACAGGATCGCGGCAGCCGCCGTAATCAGACCAACGATAATCCCTCCGCAGACCTGGTCCGCGTGTACCTCAACGGCATCGGTAAGACTGCACTGCTCACCGCCGAGGACGAGGTGGAACTGGCCCAGCAGATCGAGGTGGGGCTCTATGCCGAGCACCTCCTGATCCACTCCGAGGAACCCCTCACCCGCGCCAAGAAGCGCGACCTCAAGGTCCTGGCCCGCGAGGGGAAAAAGGCCCGCAGCCACCTGCTGGAGGCCAACCTGCGCCTGGTGGTCTCCCTCGCCAAGCGCTACACCGGGCGCGGCATGCCGCTGCTGGACCTCATCCAGGAGGGTAACCTCGGCCTGATCCGCGCCATGGAGAAATTCGATTACTCTAAGGGCTTTAAGTTCTCCACGTATGCCACCTGGTGGATCCGCCAGGCCATCACCCGCGGCATGGCCGATCAATCCCGCACCATTCGCCTCCCCGTGCACCTGGTGGAGCAGGTCAATAAGCTCTCCCGCATCAAGCGCGAGCTGTACCAGCACCTGGGGCGTGAGGCCACCAACGAGGAACTAGCCGAGGAATCCGGCATCGACGAGTCCAAGATCGAAATGCTGCTGCGCCAGTCCCGCGACCCGGTGAGCCTGGACATGCCCGTGGGTGCGGACGAGGAGGCCCCCCTGGGCGACTTCATCGAGGACGCCGAGGCTGCCGACGCCGAGAGCGCCGTGGTGGCCTCCCTGCGCCACTCCGATATTCGCTCCGTGCTCTCTACCCTGGAGGAGCGCGAGCAGGACGTGATCCGGCTGCGCTATGGGCTTGACGACGGCGTGCCGCGCACCCTCGATCAGATCGGCCGTCGCTTTGGGCTTTCCCGGGAGCGGGTGCGCCAGATCGAGCGCGAGGTCATGAGCAAGCTGCGCGACGGCGAGCGCGCCGACCGGCTCCGCGATTACGCCCAGTAA
- a CDS encoding metal-dependent transcriptional regulator yields MKDLVDTTEMYLRTIYELEEEGIVPLRARIVERLEQSGPTVSQTVARMERDGLLHVRQDRSLQLTEEGRERATAVMRKHRLAERLLTDILHLDLEQVHDEACRWEHVMSDEVERRVVDVLGDAAYSPFGNPIPGLKDLGIDRESASERGVRPVDLPEGQDIPALLLQVNEIVQMETRLLRAFADANISVGSEVMVRNESGLVTISKDGKTIELADDLGHAVRVEPVEG; encoded by the coding sequence GTGAAGGATCTCGTCGATACCACCGAGATGTATCTGCGCACCATTTACGAGCTTGAAGAAGAGGGCATTGTGCCCCTGCGCGCCCGTATCGTGGAGCGCCTGGAGCAATCCGGCCCCACGGTGAGCCAGACGGTAGCCCGCATGGAACGCGATGGTCTGCTGCACGTGCGCCAAGATCGCAGCCTGCAACTGACCGAGGAAGGCCGCGAACGCGCCACCGCCGTTATGCGCAAGCACCGCCTCGCGGAACGCCTGCTCACCGACATTCTCCACCTTGATTTAGAGCAGGTACACGATGAGGCCTGCCGCTGGGAACACGTGATGAGCGATGAGGTGGAGCGCCGCGTGGTGGACGTTCTGGGCGATGCCGCCTACTCCCCCTTTGGCAATCCCATCCCGGGTCTCAAGGACCTCGGCATCGACCGGGAATCCGCCAGCGAGCGCGGCGTGCGCCCCGTGGATCTTCCCGAAGGCCAGGACATTCCGGCGCTGCTGCTCCAGGTCAATGAGATCGTGCAGATGGAGACCCGCCTGCTGCGGGCCTTTGCCGACGCCAACATTAGCGTGGGGTCCGAGGTCATGGTGCGCAATGAGAGCGGACTGGTGACCATCTCCAAGGACGGCAAGACCATCGAACTTGCCGATGACCTGGGCCACGCCGTGCGCGTGGAGCCCGTGGAGGGATAA
- the galE gene encoding UDP-glucose 4-epimerase GalE: MKLLVTGGAGYVGSVCSQVLIESGHDVTIVDDFSTGNRDAVPHGARLVEGRVDEVVDAVLSEGGFEGVLHFAARSLVGESMEEPDEYWRDNMGTSLNLLEAMRRHQVNNLVFSSTAATYGEPNTVPITEDFPTAPTNTYGATKLAIDYAITSYAQAYGLAATSLRYFNVAGAYGGLGEHREIETHLIPLVLQVALGQRDKILIFGEDWPTADGTAVRDYIHIRDLAQAHVLALESNHPGTHRIYNLGSGAGNSVREVIEACREVTGHPIPAELAPRRAGDPAVLIASSERIMAELGWRPERTDIRTIVSDAWEYTRNRD, translated from the coding sequence ATGAAGTTGCTGGTGACCGGCGGTGCCGGATACGTGGGCAGCGTGTGTTCCCAGGTACTCATCGAGTCCGGCCATGACGTGACCATCGTGGATGACTTTTCCACCGGCAACCGTGACGCGGTTCCCCACGGCGCGCGCCTGGTGGAAGGCCGGGTGGACGAGGTTGTCGATGCCGTGCTCTCCGAGGGAGGCTTTGAGGGCGTGCTGCACTTTGCCGCCCGCTCCCTGGTGGGCGAATCCATGGAAGAGCCCGATGAGTACTGGCGCGATAACATGGGCACCTCGCTGAACCTGCTGGAGGCCATGCGCCGACACCAGGTGAACAACCTCGTCTTTTCCTCCACCGCCGCCACCTATGGCGAGCCGAATACCGTGCCGATCACAGAGGACTTCCCCACCGCGCCCACCAACACGTATGGGGCCACCAAACTCGCCATTGATTACGCCATCACCTCCTACGCGCAGGCATATGGTCTAGCCGCCACGAGCCTGCGGTACTTCAACGTGGCCGGCGCCTACGGGGGTTTGGGCGAACACCGAGAGATAGAAACGCACCTCATTCCGCTTGTATTGCAGGTGGCCCTGGGTCAGCGCGATAAAATCCTCATCTTCGGTGAGGATTGGCCCACCGCGGACGGCACGGCGGTGCGCGATTACATTCACATCCGCGACCTCGCCCAGGCCCACGTGCTGGCCCTGGAATCCAACCACCCCGGGACCCACCGCATCTATAACCTCGGTTCTGGTGCCGGGAACTCCGTGCGCGAGGTCATCGAGGCCTGCCGGGAGGTCACCGGCCACCCGATCCCCGCGGAACTCGCACCCCGGCGCGCGGGCGATCCCGCCGTACTCATCGCCTCCTCCGAGCGGATCATGGCGGAATTAGGGTGGCGGCCCGAGCGCACCGATATTCGCACCATCGTCTCCGACGCCTGGGAGTACACCCGGAACCGGGATTAG
- a CDS encoding DUF4192 domain-containing protein — protein MPGYLLANVPAVLGFYPQDSLVLVGLDRHRGNTYHMGPVLRADYPLPPEALAEGLDTVAGAGSTSVMVFLIGAVPSDSAVRSLREEVQHPALRLWGGWWCERIVTGERYGCLWEEEHGRWPGGVIPAVSQTPAMQALVECGELPELTRAEACAHFQVRGKPWFVDHQDAYRLVHTMRHTPGLRKEVEAEAEDLLRGNGDTTHLAILLSHHMLRDLLIPPVLEHPEQAYCTLRRVVHHTRGEARANALCLHAVAAAACGRPWRAALALHTAVEEAPGHTLGRLLHAVCSQRGTEAMLCAVRESSEASGRSNIPGSTDSG, from the coding sequence GTGCCCGGTTATCTTCTGGCCAATGTTCCGGCGGTTTTGGGGTTTTATCCCCAGGACTCCCTGGTCCTCGTGGGGTTGGATCGGCACCGGGGCAATACCTACCACATGGGCCCGGTGCTGCGAGCCGATTATCCGTTGCCGCCAGAAGCCCTAGCGGAGGGCCTGGATACCGTCGCGGGTGCGGGGAGTACCTCGGTGATGGTCTTTCTCATCGGCGCCGTACCCTCCGACTCGGCGGTGCGTTCCCTGCGAGAAGAAGTACAACACCCCGCCCTGCGCCTATGGGGCGGATGGTGGTGCGAGAGGATCGTCACCGGGGAGCGTTATGGGTGCCTGTGGGAGGAGGAGCATGGCCGGTGGCCCGGCGGCGTGATTCCGGCGGTATCGCAGACCCCCGCCATGCAGGCTCTGGTGGAATGTGGGGAGTTGCCGGAACTCACCAGGGCGGAGGCCTGCGCGCACTTTCAGGTGCGGGGTAAGCCCTGGTTCGTGGATCACCAGGATGCATATCGTCTGGTACACACGATGCGGCACACACCGGGTTTGCGGAAGGAGGTAGAGGCCGAGGCGGAGGACCTGTTGCGAGGCAACGGGGATACCACTCACCTGGCCATCTTGCTGAGCCACCACATGCTGCGTGATCTCCTCATACCCCCGGTGCTGGAGCACCCGGAGCAGGCATACTGCACGTTACGCCGCGTCGTACACCACACCAGGGGAGAAGCCCGGGCCAACGCGCTGTGCCTCCACGCTGTGGCGGCCGCTGCCTGCGGGCGGCCGTGGCGGGCAGCGCTTGCGCTCCACACGGCGGTGGAGGAGGCACCGGGGCACACGCTCGGCAGGCTCCTCCACGCGGTATGCAGCCAGCGCGGAACAGAGGCCATGCTGTGTGCGGTGCGGGAATCAAGCGAGGCAAGCGGGAGGAGCAATATTCCCGGCTCCACCGATTCCGGGTGA
- a CDS encoding PAC2 family protein, which produces MPEEHRHMYELEYPSPEVSSDGASGPTLIVALQGYADAGQAVSASADHLLAALENRLVASFNTDELIDYRSRRPTVTMENHEVTKVEKLSLEMRVLRDIQGQHFLLLSGPEPDLRWDSFTQAVADLVRKYNVSQVICLYSAPMTVPHTRPLVVSAHGNSPELMQDLFRFDGSVMLPGSAALQLESVLGKQRTAVAGFTAHVPHYVSSSPYPEATLKLLRSVGHNANLELPLQTLERDWERVAQQLTEQMEDSSEIQHVVGALEQQYDEEVEQYRARHPKAALPGEEDLPSGEEIGQEFERFLADLDEEE; this is translated from the coding sequence ATGCCGGAAGAGCACCGTCACATGTACGAGTTAGAGTACCCATCGCCAGAAGTTTCCTCGGACGGGGCTTCCGGCCCCACCCTTATCGTCGCTCTCCAGGGTTATGCGGATGCGGGGCAAGCCGTGAGTGCCAGCGCGGATCACCTGTTGGCGGCATTAGAAAATCGCCTCGTGGCCTCCTTTAACACCGATGAATTAATTGATTACCGCTCCCGCCGCCCCACGGTCACCATGGAAAACCATGAGGTCACCAAGGTGGAAAAACTATCCCTGGAAATGCGCGTGCTGCGCGATATTCAAGGCCAACATTTTCTGCTGCTCTCCGGCCCCGAGCCGGACTTACGCTGGGATTCCTTTACCCAGGCCGTGGCGGACCTGGTGCGCAAGTACAACGTCAGCCAGGTGATCTGCCTGTACTCCGCGCCCATGACGGTTCCGCACACCCGCCCTCTGGTGGTGTCCGCTCACGGCAATAGCCCCGAACTCATGCAGGATCTTTTCCGCTTCGATGGCTCCGTGATGCTGCCGGGTTCCGCGGCGCTGCAATTAGAGTCCGTTTTGGGTAAGCAGCGCACGGCGGTAGCCGGATTTACCGCGCATGTGCCGCATTACGTGTCCTCCTCGCCCTACCCGGAGGCCACCTTAAAGCTGCTGCGTTCCGTGGGGCATAACGCCAACCTTGAATTACCGCTGCAAACGCTGGAGCGAGATTGGGAGCGCGTGGCTCAGCAATTAACCGAACAGATGGAGGATTCCTCCGAGATTCAGCACGTGGTGGGTGCCCTGGAGCAGCAGTATGACGAGGAGGTAGAGCAATACCGCGCTCGGCACCCCAAGGCCGCGTTACCCGGCGAGGAGGATCTACCCAGCGGCGAGGAGATCGGCCAGGAATTTGAGCGCTTCCTGGCTGACCTCGACGAGGAGGAATAG
- a CDS encoding DEAD/DEAH box helicase — MNLSQMLPDLSEVPESLFDESIFDSFLAWTRERGISLYPAQEEAALGILAGDNVILATPTGSGKSMVAIAAHFIAMARGQRSFYTAPIKALVSEKFFALCEIFGPDNVGMMTGDATVNGNAPIICATAEIVANIALRDGARARMNQVIMDEFHYYSDPERGWAWQVPLLELPQTQFLLMSATLGDTEFLQRDLSERTGRTTSLVAGATRPVPLDFSYVYTPVHETIEELLSQGKSPIYVVHFTQREAAERAQALTSLAMVTPEDKEAIAAEIGAFRFSTAFGTQLSRLLRKGIGVHHAGMLPKYRRLVERLAQKGLLKVICGTDTLGVGINVPIRTVVMTGLAKFDGTRQRIMKSREFHQIAGRAGRAGFDTEGTVVVEAPEHEIENWRLRQRAGSDPKKLKKLRKKHARDGEVSWSERTFEKLTQAEPEHMASQFKVSNSMVINLVSRPGNTYEHFEHLLRTNHDPRAKQNKDILTTVELGRGLLRAGIVEKHEEGYRLTQEMQRDFALNQPLSPFALAALTLLDPESESYTLDVISTFEAILDDPRPILVAQQKAARGDRIAELKADGVDYTERMAIIEEITWPMPLSEELEDAFETFSQGAPWAREFRLSPKSVLRDMIEHAMTFSDLVATYSLARSEGVVLRYLTDAWRTLQHSIPAEYRTEELEDIIVWLGELIRQVDSSLVDEWAHMADPDAPISQAVVEQELAFGVEDPTALTANRRAFTIMVRNAMFRLVELFAWEKEDRLAELTDYIEDAPDFPAAMDEYFDQYSDLDTGPQARGPEYFRLDTTGRAWRVRQIFKDPEGDNSFAYEAVVDLDASDEAGEVRFSSLRIDAH, encoded by the coding sequence ATGAACCTCTCCCAGATGTTGCCCGACCTCAGCGAGGTACCGGAATCGCTCTTTGATGAGTCGATTTTTGATTCCTTCCTGGCTTGGACCCGCGAGCGCGGCATAAGTCTCTACCCCGCCCAGGAAGAGGCGGCCCTGGGGATCCTGGCCGGGGATAACGTCATTCTGGCCACCCCCACGGGATCGGGAAAGTCCATGGTGGCCATCGCGGCGCATTTTATCGCGATGGCGCGCGGGCAGCGGAGTTTTTATACCGCCCCCATCAAGGCCCTGGTGAGCGAGAAGTTCTTTGCCCTCTGCGAGATATTCGGCCCGGATAACGTGGGCATGATGACGGGCGACGCCACCGTGAACGGCAACGCCCCCATTATTTGTGCCACCGCGGAGATCGTGGCCAATATCGCGCTGCGCGACGGTGCTCGGGCGCGCATGAACCAGGTGATTATGGATGAGTTCCATTACTATTCCGATCCCGAGCGCGGCTGGGCCTGGCAGGTGCCCCTGCTGGAATTACCGCAGACCCAATTCCTCCTGATGTCCGCCACCCTGGGGGATACGGAGTTTCTGCAACGGGACCTCAGCGAACGCACCGGGCGCACCACCTCCCTGGTGGCCGGGGCCACCAGGCCCGTCCCCCTGGATTTCTCCTACGTTTATACCCCGGTGCACGAGACCATCGAGGAACTCCTTTCCCAGGGGAAGTCCCCCATTTACGTGGTGCACTTTACCCAGCGCGAGGCCGCCGAGCGCGCCCAGGCCCTTACCTCCCTAGCGATGGTCACCCCGGAGGATAAAGAGGCCATCGCCGCAGAGATCGGGGCTTTCCGCTTCAGCACGGCTTTTGGCACCCAACTCTCCCGCCTCCTGCGCAAGGGCATCGGCGTGCACCACGCCGGAATGTTGCCCAAGTATCGGCGCTTGGTGGAAAGGCTCGCGCAAAAGGGATTGCTCAAGGTAATTTGCGGCACCGATACCCTAGGGGTGGGGATTAACGTGCCCATTCGCACCGTGGTCATGACGGGCCTGGCCAAGTTTGATGGCACCAGGCAGCGCATTATGAAGTCCCGCGAGTTTCACCAGATTGCGGGCCGCGCGGGACGCGCGGGCTTTGACACGGAGGGCACCGTGGTGGTGGAGGCTCCCGAGCACGAGATTGAAAACTGGCGCCTGCGCCAGCGCGCGGGCAGCGATCCGAAGAAACTCAAGAAGTTGCGCAAAAAGCACGCCCGCGATGGGGAGGTGAGTTGGAGCGAACGCACCTTTGAGAAATTGACGCAGGCTGAGCCGGAGCACATGGCCTCCCAATTTAAGGTTTCTAATTCCATGGTGATCAACCTGGTATCGCGCCCGGGAAATACCTACGAGCACTTTGAGCACCTGCTGCGCACCAATCACGATCCCCGCGCCAAGCAGAATAAGGATATTCTCACCACCGTGGAATTGGGCCGTGGCTTATTGCGCGCCGGGATCGTGGAAAAGCATGAGGAGGGCTACCGCCTCACCCAGGAGATGCAGCGGGACTTCGCCCTTAACCAGCCGCTTTCCCCCTTTGCTCTGGCCGCGCTCACGCTGCTGGACCCGGAATCGGAGAGTTATACCCTGGACGTGATTAGCACCTTTGAGGCCATTTTGGACGATCCCCGCCCCATTCTGGTAGCCCAGCAAAAGGCCGCGCGGGGGGATCGCATTGCGGAGCTTAAGGCCGATGGTGTGGATTACACCGAACGCATGGCGATCATCGAGGAAATCACCTGGCCCATGCCCCTGAGCGAAGAATTGGAGGACGCCTTTGAGACCTTCTCCCAGGGCGCTCCCTGGGCGCGCGAGTTTCGGTTGAGCCCCAAATCCGTGTTGCGCGACATGATCGAACACGCCATGACCTTCTCCGACCTGGTGGCCACCTATTCCCTCGCCCGCTCCGAGGGCGTGGTGCTGCGGTATCTCACCGATGCCTGGCGCACGCTTCAGCACTCTATTCCCGCGGAATATCGCACGGAGGAATTAGAGGACATCATCGTGTGGCTGGGCGAATTAATTAGGCAGGTGGATTCCTCCCTCGTGGACGAATGGGCACACATGGCCGATCCCGATGCCCCCATTTCTCAGGCCGTGGTGGAACAGGAATTGGCCTTTGGGGTGGAGGATCCCACGGCGCTCACCGCCAACCGCCGGGCCTTTACCATCATGGTGCGCAATGCCATGTTCCGCCTGGTGGAACTCTTTGCCTGGGAAAAGGAGGATCGCCTGGCGGAATTGACCGATTACATCGAGGACGCACCGGACTTCCCCGCCGCCATGGACGAATACTTCGACCAGTATTCCGACCTCGATACCGGCCCCCAGGCGCGCGGCCCGGAGTATTTCCGGCTGGACACCACGGGGCGCGCCTGGCGGGTGCGGCAGATCTTCAAGGACCCGGAGGGGGATAACTCCTTTGCCTATGAGGCCGTGGTGGACCTGGACGCCTCCGATGAAGCCGGGGAGGTGCGCTTCTCCTCGCTGCGGATCGACGCGCACTGA